The following are encoded together in the Actinoplanes sp. N902-109 genome:
- a CDS encoding prenyltransferase/squalene oxidase repeat-containing protein has protein sequence MVDIDAAIGYVVAHGDPVERARLSYLRTGAQPADAILERIAGSQTPAGGWPAGGDSSVPSIDATCFRLAELDDLGGLHGPPVDRALAWLAGRQRSDGSWQEDEALAAEAPPWALPGDPEATLYLTAVAGFWMTVAELAAHPHHEERARYADALASAARFVVAQLREDGTWPSFLAAGWHAAGLLHEARFFYESARMRFVLGDRLDDMSPADVANMAAALRRVDLGDDQLLHSARKRLGETQRTDGGWDSDEGPVFDVNTTLTAIRACR, from the coding sequence GTGGTGGACATCGATGCAGCGATCGGGTACGTGGTGGCGCACGGCGACCCGGTCGAGCGGGCACGCCTGTCCTATCTGCGCACCGGCGCCCAGCCCGCCGACGCCATCCTCGAACGCATCGCCGGCAGCCAGACCCCGGCCGGTGGCTGGCCCGCCGGCGGGGACTCCTCGGTGCCCTCGATCGACGCGACCTGTTTCCGGCTGGCCGAGCTCGACGACCTGGGCGGCCTGCACGGGCCGCCGGTCGACCGGGCGCTCGCCTGGCTCGCCGGGCGTCAGCGGTCCGACGGCAGCTGGCAGGAGGACGAGGCCCTGGCCGCGGAGGCGCCGCCGTGGGCGTTGCCCGGCGACCCGGAGGCCACGCTCTACCTGACCGCCGTCGCCGGTTTCTGGATGACAGTCGCCGAGCTGGCGGCGCATCCACACCACGAGGAACGCGCACGGTACGCCGACGCGCTGGCCTCAGCCGCCCGGTTCGTGGTGGCCCAGCTGCGCGAGGACGGCACCTGGCCGTCGTTCCTGGCGGCCGGCTGGCACGCCGCCGGGCTGCTGCACGAGGCCCGGTTCTTCTACGAGTCGGCCCGCATGCGGTTCGTCCTCGGCGACCGCCTCGACGACATGTCCCCGGCCGACGTGGCCAACATGGCCGCGGCCCTGCGCCGGGTCGATCTCGGCGACGATCAGCTGCTCCACAGCGCCCGCAAGCGGCTGGGGGAGACCCAGCGCACCGATGGCGGCTGGGACAGCGACGAGGGGCCGGTCTTCGACGTCAACACCACCCTGACCGCGATCCGGGCCTGCCGATGA
- a CDS encoding glutamate-5-semialdehyde dehydrogenase produces the protein MSVLEQAAAARVAAIELAAATRAEKDAALLLMAARLVERTDDIVAANGVDIGNARAAGLSEAMIDRLTLTAERVAAMADGLRQLAVLPDPVGDVVRGSTLANGLELRQIRVPFGVVGIIYEGRPNVTADAAGICLKSGNAALLRGSGSAMSSNAAIVAVLQSAVTEAGLPADAIQLLDATTRDSVKELMRARGLVDVLIPRGGASLIKTVVEESTVPVIETGVGNCHVYVDEHADLEKALAVVLNSKTQRLSTCNTAESLLVHAALADTFLPLVVEELIGKGVTVHGDARVTGLDGVVAATDEDWGTEYLSADISVAVVDTLDDALDHIRRYGTGHTEAIVSENVTATRRFTAGVDAAAVMINASTRFTDGGEFGFGAEIGISTQKLHARGPMGLPELTSTKYVVTGNGHTR, from the coding sequence ATGAGTGTGCTCGAACAGGCCGCAGCCGCCCGGGTCGCCGCGATCGAGCTGGCCGCCGCCACCCGCGCCGAGAAGGACGCCGCGCTGCTGCTCATGGCGGCGCGCCTCGTGGAGCGGACCGACGACATCGTCGCCGCGAACGGTGTGGACATCGGCAACGCCCGCGCGGCCGGGCTGTCGGAGGCGATGATCGACCGGCTGACGCTGACCGCGGAGCGCGTCGCCGCGATGGCCGACGGGCTGCGTCAGCTGGCCGTGCTGCCCGACCCGGTCGGCGACGTGGTGCGCGGCTCGACCCTGGCCAACGGGCTGGAGCTGCGCCAGATCCGGGTGCCGTTCGGCGTGGTCGGCATCATCTACGAGGGCCGCCCCAACGTCACGGCGGACGCGGCGGGCATCTGCCTCAAGTCCGGCAACGCGGCGCTGCTGCGCGGGTCCGGCTCGGCCATGAGCTCCAACGCGGCGATCGTGGCGGTGCTGCAGTCAGCGGTCACCGAGGCGGGCCTGCCGGCCGACGCGATCCAGCTGCTCGACGCCACCACCCGTGACTCGGTCAAGGAACTGATGCGCGCCCGCGGCCTGGTCGACGTGCTCATCCCGCGCGGCGGCGCCTCGCTGATCAAGACGGTGGTCGAGGAGTCGACGGTCCCGGTGATCGAGACCGGTGTCGGCAACTGCCATGTGTACGTGGACGAGCACGCCGACCTCGAGAAGGCCCTCGCCGTCGTGCTCAACTCCAAGACCCAGCGGCTGTCGACCTGCAACACCGCCGAGTCGCTGCTCGTGCACGCGGCGCTGGCCGACACGTTCCTGCCGCTCGTGGTCGAGGAGCTGATCGGCAAGGGCGTGACCGTGCACGGTGACGCCCGGGTGACCGGGCTCGACGGCGTGGTCGCGGCCACCGACGAGGACTGGGGCACGGAATACCTGTCGGCGGACATCTCGGTCGCCGTGGTGGACACCCTCGACGACGCCCTCGACCACATCCGCCGGTACGGCACCGGCCACACCGAGGCGATCGTCAGCGAGAACGTCACCGCGACCCGCCGCTTCACCGCCGGGGTCGACGCCGCCGCCGTGATGATCAACGCATCGACCCGGTTCACCGACGGCGGCGAGTTCGGTTTCGGCGCCGAGATCGGCATCAGCACCCAGAAGCTGCACGCCCGCGGCCCGATGGGCCTGCCCGAACTGACCTCGACCAAGTACGTGGTGACGGGGAACGGTCACACCCGCTGA
- a CDS encoding MGMT family protein, translating into MTPDEYVEEVLKLVEAIPEGRVMSYGAVADALAERSGRNSARQVGTIMARHGGGVPWHRVVTSSGRMPPGHEQEARQRLLSEGVPLRGEHVDMSRAGWMP; encoded by the coding sequence GTGACCCCGGACGAGTACGTCGAAGAGGTTCTCAAGCTCGTGGAGGCCATCCCCGAGGGCCGCGTCATGTCGTACGGCGCGGTCGCGGACGCGCTGGCCGAGCGCTCCGGCCGCAACTCCGCCCGGCAGGTCGGCACGATCATGGCCCGGCACGGCGGGGGAGTGCCCTGGCACCGCGTGGTCACCAGCTCGGGCCGGATGCCGCCCGGGCACGAACAGGAAGCCCGCCAACGGCTGCTCAGCGAGGGCGTCCCCCTGCGTGGCGAGCATGTCGACATGTCCCGAGCAGGATGGATGCCCTGA
- a CDS encoding alpha/beta fold hydrolase: MIAYDDHGHGHPTLVAIAGGAARHPDYLGDLAGLSAGHRLIRPHLRGVGRTPLTGGGSYREQTPDLDDLRAGLGLDRMVLLAHSAGTRLAMHYAVRFPDRVAALVLITPPAADLVAVPSDAGELIAARAGDPVIDAAVAARSTLHHDDAWWRVVAPLGYARWGTVEREHARVGEINFAANQAFRMLDPPGDLTAVTAPVLVVAGAQDCLTGFEPVAALAGVFPRGELAVIEDCGHYPWVEQPAAFRRAVDAFLAQRV; this comes from the coding sequence ATGATCGCGTACGACGACCACGGCCACGGCCACCCCACGCTGGTGGCGATCGCCGGGGGAGCCGCCCGCCACCCGGACTACCTCGGCGACCTGGCCGGGCTGTCGGCCGGGCACCGCCTGATCCGGCCGCACCTGCGGGGCGTCGGGCGCACCCCGCTGACCGGCGGCGGCTCGTACCGCGAGCAGACCCCGGATCTCGACGACCTGCGGGCCGGACTGGGGCTGGACCGGATGGTCCTGCTCGCGCACTCGGCCGGCACCCGCCTGGCGATGCACTACGCCGTCCGGTTTCCCGACCGGGTCGCGGCGCTGGTGCTGATCACCCCGCCGGCGGCGGATCTGGTGGCAGTGCCCTCGGACGCCGGGGAGCTGATCGCCGCCCGGGCCGGTGACCCGGTGATCGACGCTGCGGTGGCGGCGCGCAGCACCCTTCACCACGACGATGCCTGGTGGCGGGTTGTCGCGCCGCTGGGCTACGCGCGGTGGGGCACCGTCGAGCGGGAGCACGCCCGGGTGGGCGAGATCAACTTCGCGGCCAACCAGGCGTTCCGGATGCTCGACCCGCCCGGTGACCTGACCGCCGTCACCGCGCCGGTGCTGGTTGTCGCCGGTGCTCAGGACTGTCTCACCGGGTTCGAGCCGGTGGCCGCGCTGGCCGGGGTCTTCCCCCGCGGCGAGCTGGCCGTGATCGAGGACTGCGGGCACTACCCGTGGGTCGAGCAGCCCGCCGCTTTCCGGCGGGCCGTCGACGCCTTCCTCGCTCAGCGGGTGTGA
- the proB gene encoding glutamate 5-kinase: MREEVTGARRIVVKVGSSSLTTAAGGIDDLRVDALVDVLGGLAVQGREVVLVSSGAIAAGLAPLQLPRRPRDLATQQAAASVGQGLLIGRYATGFARHGLTVGQVLLTVDDVTRRKHYRNADRTLRKLLDLGAVPIVNENDTVATEEIRFGDNDRLAALVAALVQADLLVLLSDVDALYTGDPAAAGSRRIAAVRTESDLAGIAIGSAGKAGVGTGGMVTKVEAARIATGFGIPVVLTAAPLAAPALAGDEVGTLFHAVANRPAARLFWLAHATAPRGRLHLDPGAVTAVVARRKSLLPAGITAVDGSFAAGDPVDLVDAGSGAPVARGLVNYDAVELPALLGRTTPELAATLGPGYEREVVHRDDLVLL; this comes from the coding sequence GTGCGCGAAGAGGTGACCGGAGCTCGCCGGATCGTGGTCAAGGTGGGGTCGTCCTCGCTGACCACGGCCGCCGGGGGGATCGACGATCTGCGCGTCGACGCCCTGGTCGACGTGCTCGGCGGGCTGGCCGTCCAGGGGCGTGAGGTGGTGCTCGTCTCGAGCGGCGCCATCGCCGCCGGGCTCGCCCCGTTGCAGCTGCCCCGCCGACCGCGCGACCTGGCCACCCAGCAGGCGGCGGCGTCGGTGGGCCAGGGGCTGCTGATCGGGCGGTACGCCACCGGTTTCGCGCGGCACGGGCTGACCGTGGGCCAGGTGCTGCTCACCGTCGACGACGTGACCCGCCGCAAGCACTACCGCAACGCCGACCGCACGCTGCGCAAGCTGCTCGACCTCGGGGCGGTGCCGATCGTCAACGAGAACGACACGGTCGCCACCGAGGAGATCCGGTTCGGCGACAACGACCGGCTGGCCGCGCTGGTGGCCGCGCTGGTGCAGGCCGACCTGCTGGTGCTGCTGTCCGACGTGGATGCGCTCTACACCGGCGACCCGGCCGCGGCGGGCTCGCGGCGGATCGCTGCCGTGCGTACCGAATCCGATCTCGCCGGGATCGCCATCGGCAGCGCGGGCAAGGCCGGGGTCGGCACCGGTGGCATGGTCACCAAGGTGGAGGCGGCCCGGATCGCGACCGGGTTCGGCATCCCGGTGGTGCTGACCGCGGCCCCGCTGGCCGCCCCGGCGCTGGCCGGTGACGAGGTCGGCACGCTGTTCCACGCCGTGGCCAACCGGCCCGCCGCCCGGTTGTTCTGGCTGGCCCACGCCACCGCCCCGCGCGGCCGGCTGCACCTCGACCCGGGCGCGGTGACCGCCGTCGTGGCCCGGCGCAAGTCGCTGCTGCCGGCCGGCATCACCGCCGTGGACGGCTCGTTCGCGGCCGGCGACCCGGTGGACCTGGTCGACGCCGGCTCCGGTGCCCCGGTGGCCCGCGGGCTGGTCAACTATGACGCGGTCGAGCTGCCCGCGCTGCTCGGGCGCACCACACCCGAGCTGGCCGCGACGCTTGGGCCGGGCTACGAACGTGAGGTCGTCCACCGCGACGACCTGGTCCTCCTCTGA
- a CDS encoding SAM-dependent methyltransferase gives MERGKPSRTAYSAALYRAEHQVLDGASVLRDPLAVRLTGRRDRESRTALRLFIAMRSRFAEDALAAAVARGTRRLVILGAGLDTFAYRNPYDNLDVVEVDHPDTQAWKRARLREAGIEPPPSVHYQPVDFERDALHIEPGAFVIWLGVVPYLTQAAIDATLAAIPADVVFDYGMPPSSMPDDRRAGLEARADRVAGLGEPWRTFYRPAELAEVLRERGFAVVEDLGPAQLAQRYLDRTDLPADTPGGHVIHARRG, from the coding sequence ATGGAGCGAGGAAAGCCCAGCCGCACGGCGTACAGCGCCGCCCTCTACCGCGCCGAGCACCAGGTCCTGGATGGCGCTTCCGTGCTGCGGGACCCCTTGGCGGTACGGCTCACCGGCCGGCGCGATCGGGAAAGCCGCACGGCGTTGCGCCTGTTCATCGCGATGCGCTCCCGGTTCGCCGAGGACGCGCTGGCCGCGGCGGTGGCCCGGGGCACCCGCCGGCTCGTGATCCTGGGGGCGGGGCTGGACACGTTCGCCTACCGGAACCCGTACGACAACCTCGATGTTGTCGAGGTCGACCACCCGGACACCCAGGCCTGGAAGCGGGCCCGGCTGCGCGAGGCGGGCATCGAGCCACCGCCGTCGGTGCACTACCAGCCGGTCGACTTCGAGCGCGACGCGCTGCACATCGAGCCGGGCGCGTTCGTCATCTGGCTGGGCGTGGTGCCGTACCTGACCCAGGCCGCGATCGACGCCACCCTGGCAGCCATCCCCGCGGACGTGGTGTTCGACTACGGCATGCCACCGTCGTCGATGCCGGACGATCGCCGGGCCGGCCTGGAAGCCCGCGCCGACCGGGTGGCGGGCCTCGGCGAGCCGTGGCGCACGTTCTACCGCCCGGCGGAACTCGCGGAGGTGCTGCGCGAGCGCGGCTTCGCCGTGGTCGAGGATCTGGGCCCGGCCCAGCTGGCGCAGCGCTATCTCGACCGGACCGACCTGCCCGCCGACACCCCCGGCGGCCACGTGATCCACGCCCGGCGAGGCTAA